Proteins encoded by one window of Azospirillum thiophilum:
- a CDS encoding cytochrome c: protein MRPVPIRVLVRAVLPLLAFAGGGFAGGSGARAADAGPPGDAAGRGAYLFDAAGCLGCHTNDKEGGEPLAGGRALATPFGTFYTPNITPDPVSGIGRWSDADFIRAFREGVRPDGAALFPAFPYASYTRMTDRDLLDLKAYLFSRPAVAAPNRPHDLTPPFSWRFLVPAWQWLYLTPGPVPDDPARPPAWNRGRYLVDALGHCGECHTPRSLLGGMEAGRYLAGNPDGPDGDKVPGITAAEGKGIGGWSDGDLTLLLETGLTPEGDVVGGAMGEVVRNSTSKLTAEDRTAIAAYLKTVPAKE from the coding sequence ATGCGGCCCGTCCCGATCAGGGTCCTGGTCCGCGCCGTGCTGCCGCTGCTCGCCTTTGCGGGCGGCGGCTTCGCGGGTGGCAGCGGTGCGCGGGCGGCCGACGCCGGTCCTCCGGGCGACGCGGCGGGCCGGGGCGCCTATCTCTTCGATGCGGCGGGCTGCCTCGGCTGCCACACCAACGACAAGGAAGGCGGCGAGCCGCTGGCCGGCGGGCGGGCGCTGGCGACGCCCTTCGGCACCTTCTATACCCCCAACATCACGCCGGACCCGGTCAGCGGGATCGGCCGCTGGAGCGATGCCGACTTCATCCGCGCCTTCCGCGAGGGGGTGCGGCCGGATGGCGCCGCCCTGTTCCCGGCCTTTCCCTATGCCAGCTACACGCGGATGACCGACCGCGACCTCTTGGACCTGAAGGCCTATCTGTTCAGCCGGCCGGCGGTCGCGGCGCCCAACCGGCCGCACGACCTGACGCCGCCCTTCTCCTGGCGCTTCCTGGTGCCGGCCTGGCAATGGCTGTACCTGACCCCCGGCCCGGTGCCGGACGACCCGGCCCGGCCGCCGGCCTGGAACCGCGGGCGCTATCTGGTCGACGCGCTCGGCCATTGCGGGGAATGCCACACCCCGCGCTCGCTGCTGGGCGGGATGGAGGCCGGCCGTTATCTGGCCGGCAACCCCGACGGTCCGGACGGCGACAAGGTGCCGGGCATCACGGCGGCCGAGGGCAAGGGGATCGGCGGCTGGTCGGACGGCGACCTGACGCTGCTGCTGGAAACCGGCCTGACCCCGGAGGGCGACGTCGTCGGCGGCGCCATGGGCGAGGTGGTGCGCAACAGCACCTCGAAACTGACGGCGGAGGACCGCACCGCGATCGCCGCCTACCTGAAGACGGTGCCGGCGAAGGAGTGA
- a CDS encoding replicative DNA helicase yields the protein MSNQTSSLFDPRPSSAVKPTAEYRTPPNNEEAEQALLGAILVNNKAYEKVGEFLRAEHFYDPAHQRIFAAITKMVDRGQIANPVTLKSLFDNDPELAVEGGSAYLADLAANVVTVVNAGDYGKTIHDLFIRRQLIEVGTDMVNEAYRHDLDITALDQIGEAEKQLFDLASTGDVQGGFVAFGESVKHAITTAEAAFRRSSHVTGVTTGLIDIDRKLGGLHPSDLVILAGRPSMGKTALATNIAFNAAKAHMRSSGQEGGVVGFFSLEMSAEQLATRILADEVQVPGDKIRRGEIRDTDFPKFVQASQDLARCPFYVDDTPALSVSAVRTRCRRLKRTSGLSMVVVDYLQLLRGSSSRGAENRVQEISEITRGLKAIAKELDVPVVALSQLSRAVELREDKRPQLADLRESGSIEQDADVVMFVFREQYYLERAEPSRRPDESDDKFNDRYQRWQQRLGEVHNTAEVIIAKQRHGPIGTVRLYFDGQFTKFGDLDQHHQGDE from the coding sequence ATGAGCAACCAGACCTCATCGCTGTTCGATCCCCGCCCGTCATCCGCGGTCAAGCCGACGGCCGAGTACCGCACCCCTCCCAACAACGAGGAGGCGGAGCAGGCGCTGCTGGGCGCGATCCTGGTCAACAACAAGGCCTATGAGAAGGTCGGCGAGTTCCTGCGGGCCGAGCATTTCTACGACCCGGCCCACCAGCGCATCTTCGCCGCCATCACCAAGATGGTCGACCGCGGCCAGATCGCCAATCCGGTCACGCTGAAGTCGCTGTTCGACAATGATCCCGAACTGGCGGTCGAGGGCGGCAGCGCCTATCTGGCGGATTTGGCGGCCAACGTCGTCACCGTGGTCAATGCCGGGGATTACGGCAAGACCATCCACGACCTGTTCATCCGCCGGCAGCTGATCGAGGTCGGCACCGACATGGTGAACGAGGCGTACCGCCACGACCTCGACATCACCGCGCTCGACCAGATCGGCGAGGCGGAGAAGCAGCTGTTCGACCTCGCCTCGACCGGCGACGTCCAGGGCGGCTTCGTGGCGTTCGGCGAGTCGGTGAAGCACGCCATCACGACGGCGGAGGCGGCCTTCCGCCGCTCCAGCCACGTCACCGGCGTCACCACCGGCCTGATCGACATCGACCGCAAGCTCGGCGGCCTGCATCCGTCGGACCTCGTCATCCTCGCCGGACGCCCGTCGATGGGCAAGACGGCGCTCGCCACCAACATCGCCTTCAACGCCGCCAAGGCGCACATGCGGTCCTCCGGCCAGGAGGGCGGCGTGGTCGGCTTCTTCTCGCTGGAAATGTCGGCGGAACAGCTCGCCACCCGTATCCTCGCCGACGAGGTGCAGGTGCCCGGCGACAAGATCCGCCGCGGCGAGATCCGCGACACCGACTTCCCGAAATTCGTCCAGGCCAGCCAGGATCTGGCCCGCTGCCCCTTCTATGTCGACGACACCCCGGCCCTGTCGGTCTCCGCGGTGCGCACCCGCTGCCGCCGGCTGAAGCGGACCTCGGGCCTCAGCATGGTGGTGGTCGACTATCTCCAGCTGCTGCGCGGCTCGTCGTCGCGCGGGGCGGAGAACCGGGTGCAGGAAATCTCGGAGATCACCCGCGGCCTGAAGGCGATCGCCAAGGAGCTGGACGTGCCGGTGGTGGCACTGTCGCAGCTGAGCCGCGCCGTGGAACTGCGCGAGGACAAGCGGCCCCAACTGGCCGACCTTCGCGAATCGGGCTCGATCGAGCAGGACGCCGACGTCGTCATGTTCGTTTTCCGCGAACAGTATTATCTTGAGCGCGCCGAGCCCTCGCGCCGGCCCGACGAGAGCGACGACAAGTTCAACGACCGCTACCAGCGCTGGCAGCAACGGCTCGGCGAAGTACACAACACCGCCGAGGTGATCATCGCCAAGCAGCGCCATGGTCCGATCGGCACCGTCCGTCTCTACTTCGACGGCCAGTTCACCAAGTTCGGCGACCTCGACCAACACCATCAGGGTGACGAGTAA
- the alr gene encoding alanine racemase: MPAPEPVPQPVPSDPAARAGAFLTVDLAAVVANWTQLRDRVAPAECSAVVKADAYGLGVARVVPALAAAGCRTFVVAQFEEALAVRRALEPVAPDAQVFSLGGLPAGCEGDFIANRILPVLNHLGEIAAWGAFAALRGGALPAVIHIDTGMNRLGLGPDELDALAAEPARLAGIDVRYWMTHLACADEFDNPMTGAQLDRFRSALARLPKAKASFANSSGIFHGPDHHFDLARPGCALYGVNPTPHLPNPMRGTVRLDARLLQVRNCTPAMTVGYGAAHAVTGPARIATIGVGYADGYLRALGGKGQVFVDGVAAPIVGRISMDLITIDVSGLPEQVAHAGRMVELIGPSRPVDRVAAEGGTIGYEILTSLGRRYHRVYLGG; encoded by the coding sequence GTGCCTGCCCCAGAGCCTGTCCCCCAGCCTGTCCCGTCCGATCCGGCCGCCCGCGCCGGGGCCTTCCTCACCGTGGATCTCGCCGCGGTGGTCGCAAACTGGACCCAGCTGCGCGACCGCGTGGCGCCGGCCGAATGCTCGGCCGTGGTCAAGGCCGACGCCTACGGCCTCGGCGTCGCCCGCGTCGTCCCGGCGCTTGCCGCGGCCGGCTGCCGGACCTTCGTCGTCGCGCAGTTCGAGGAGGCGCTGGCGGTCCGCCGTGCGCTGGAGCCGGTGGCGCCGGACGCGCAGGTCTTCTCGCTCGGCGGGCTGCCGGCCGGCTGCGAGGGCGACTTCATCGCCAACCGCATCCTGCCGGTGCTGAACCATCTGGGCGAGATCGCCGCCTGGGGCGCCTTCGCCGCGTTGCGCGGCGGGGCGCTGCCGGCGGTGATCCACATCGACACCGGCATGAACCGCCTCGGCCTCGGCCCCGACGAGCTGGACGCGCTGGCCGCCGAGCCGGCCCGGCTGGCCGGCATCGACGTGCGCTATTGGATGACGCATCTGGCCTGCGCCGACGAGTTCGACAATCCGATGACCGGGGCGCAGCTCGACCGCTTCCGCTCCGCGCTCGCCCGCCTGCCGAAGGCCAAGGCAAGCTTCGCCAACTCGTCGGGCATCTTCCACGGGCCGGACCATCATTTCGACCTCGCCCGGCCGGGCTGCGCGCTGTACGGCGTCAACCCGACGCCGCACCTGCCCAACCCGATGCGCGGCACGGTGCGGCTGGACGCAAGGCTGCTGCAGGTGCGCAACTGCACCCCGGCGATGACGGTCGGCTACGGCGCCGCCCATGCCGTCACCGGCCCGGCCCGGATCGCCACCATCGGCGTCGGCTATGCCGACGGCTACCTGCGCGCGCTGGGCGGCAAGGGGCAAGTCTTCGTCGATGGTGTCGCCGCCCCCATCGTCGGCCGCATCTCGATGGACCTGATCACCATCGACGTCAGCGGCCTGCCGGAGCAGGTTGCCCATGCCGGCCGCATGGTCGAGCTGATCGGCCCCAGCCGCCCGGTCGACCGGGTGGCGGCGGAGGGCGGCACCATCGGCTACGAGATCCTGACCTCGCTCGGCCGGCGCTACCACCGGGTCTATCTGGGCGGGTGA
- a CDS encoding c-type cytochrome encodes MNNRVVNVLAAASVAGLMFGLFGMSAGSAGAADPAEQVKDRQQTMKKMGGGMGAVAKFVKNEGATAEDAAKGAAAVLAVSKMDLKAIFPEGTAVGVTDSAAKPELWKNWAEAQRYWSAVQPAAEKLDAAIKGGDRAQIAQALGATSKTCGSCHEDFRVKKN; translated from the coding sequence ATGAACAACCGCGTCGTCAATGTCCTTGCGGCGGCATCCGTCGCCGGTCTGATGTTCGGGCTGTTCGGCATGTCGGCAGGCAGCGCCGGCGCCGCCGATCCGGCCGAACAGGTGAAGGACCGGCAGCAGACGATGAAGAAGATGGGCGGCGGCATGGGCGCCGTCGCCAAGTTCGTCAAGAATGAGGGCGCCACCGCCGAGGATGCGGCGAAGGGGGCGGCGGCCGTGCTGGCGGTGTCGAAGATGGACCTGAAGGCGATCTTCCCCGAAGGAACCGCCGTCGGCGTGACCGACAGCGCCGCCAAGCCGGAGCTGTGGAAGAACTGGGCCGAGGCGCAGCGCTATTGGAGCGCGGTGCAGCCGGCCGCCGAGAAGCTCGACGCCGCGATCAAGGGCGGCGACCGCGCGCAGATCGCCCAGGCGCTGGGCGCCACCTCCAAGACCTGCGGAAGCTGCCACGAGGACTTCCGCGTCAAGAAGAACTGA
- a CDS encoding LysM peptidoglycan-binding domain-containing protein encodes MGAQVKRNALFAALGVALIGGAAAVALWPAGRPAGDPAGQGAGKGMAGDMPLLPKPAAIAPAVPASPVAALVPPPAPPPAPAPASSASAAKPAAAAPAAPAGPSFDVVRVAPDGATVMAGRAAPGAEVTVTDGGKPVATAKADQRGEWVMLPDTPLAPGARELTLTETRPGADAPVPADKVVVVMVPEPAAAKPARTASTTTSAVSETAAMAVAVPRAGLVGAPPAMGGSSVLQAPPVPADGAPPPPGGVSVETMDYDPAGRVALGGRAAPNSAVQLYLDNILVGSAHTDPKGNWRLTPEKLIDPGIYTLRADQVTQAGKVVARAELPVQVSAMPAGLTDGHSVVVQPGNSLWRLARRTYGDGMLYTTIYTANREQIRDPDLIYPGQIFALPQVN; translated from the coding sequence ATGGGTGCTCAGGTGAAACGAAACGCGTTGTTCGCAGCTTTGGGCGTGGCTCTGATCGGTGGGGCCGCGGCGGTCGCCCTGTGGCCGGCGGGCCGGCCTGCGGGTGATCCGGCAGGGCAGGGGGCAGGGAAGGGGATGGCCGGGGACATGCCGCTGCTGCCCAAGCCGGCGGCGATCGCTCCCGCAGTCCCCGCATCCCCGGTCGCTGCCCTGGTCCCGCCCCCCGCACCGCCCCCCGCACCGGCCCCTGCGTCTTCCGCCTCCGCCGCCAAGCCGGCGGCAGCCGCTCCGGCGGCGCCCGCCGGCCCCAGCTTCGACGTGGTGCGGGTGGCGCCGGACGGCGCGACGGTGATGGCCGGGCGTGCGGCGCCCGGCGCGGAGGTGACGGTCACCGACGGCGGCAAGCCGGTCGCCACCGCCAAGGCTGACCAGCGCGGCGAATGGGTGATGCTGCCCGACACGCCGCTGGCGCCCGGTGCCCGCGAATTGACCCTGACCGAAACCCGCCCCGGCGCCGACGCGCCGGTCCCCGCCGACAAGGTGGTCGTGGTGATGGTACCGGAACCGGCCGCGGCCAAGCCGGCCCGGACGGCGTCCACCACCACCTCAGCCGTGTCGGAAACCGCGGCCATGGCGGTGGCGGTCCCGCGTGCCGGTCTGGTTGGGGCACCTCCGGCCATGGGCGGCAGCTCGGTCCTGCAGGCGCCGCCGGTGCCGGCCGACGGGGCGCCCCCGCCGCCGGGCGGCGTGTCGGTGGAGACGATGGACTACGACCCCGCCGGCCGCGTCGCGCTGGGCGGACGGGCGGCGCCCAACAGCGCGGTGCAGCTCTATCTCGACAACATCCTGGTCGGCAGCGCCCACACCGACCCCAAGGGCAACTGGCGCCTGACCCCGGAAAAGCTGATCGATCCCGGCATCTACACCCTGCGGGCGGATCAGGTGACCCAGGCCGGCAAGGTGGTCGCCCGCGCCGAGCTGCCGGTCCAGGTCTCCGCCATGCCCGCCGGCCTGACCGACGGGCACAGCGTCGTCGTCCAGCCCGGCAACAGCCTGTGGCGGCTGGCGCGCCGCACCTATGGCGACGGCATGCTCTACACCACCATCTACACCGCCAACCGCGAGCAGATCCGCGACCCCGACCTGATCTATCCCGGCCAGATCTTCGCGTTGCCGCAGGTGAACTGA
- a CDS encoding TIGR00730 family Rossman fold protein: protein MKSLSSVCVYCGASARVADVHKEAAHALGDGLARRGIRMVYGGGRVGLMGIAADAALAAGGEVVGIIPEHIQSAEIEHTGLTELHVVDSMHTRKRMMVERSDAFVILPGGLGTLDEAFEILTWKQLQLHDKPIVIADVDGYWRPLLGLIDHMVAQGFARIDRSALYRVADHVDGVFAALGSMPDAAHPAQPGKM from the coding sequence ATGAAGAGCCTGTCGTCCGTCTGCGTCTATTGCGGCGCTTCCGCCCGCGTCGCCGATGTCCACAAGGAAGCCGCCCATGCGCTGGGCGACGGGCTGGCACGGCGCGGCATCCGCATGGTGTATGGCGGCGGCCGGGTCGGGCTGATGGGCATCGCCGCCGACGCGGCGCTGGCGGCCGGCGGCGAGGTGGTCGGCATCATCCCCGAACACATCCAGTCGGCGGAGATCGAGCACACCGGCCTGACCGAGCTGCATGTCGTCGACAGCATGCACACCCGCAAGCGCATGATGGTGGAGCGCTCCGACGCCTTCGTCATCCTGCCGGGCGGGCTCGGCACGCTGGACGAGGCGTTCGAGATCCTGACCTGGAAGCAGCTTCAGCTGCATGACAAGCCGATCGTCATCGCCGACGTCGACGGCTATTGGCGCCCGCTGCTGGGACTGATCGACCACATGGTGGCCCAGGGCTTCGCCCGAATCGACCGCTCCGCCCTCTACCGCGTCGCCGACCATGTCGACGGCGTGTTCGCGGCGCTGGGCAGCATGCCCGACGCGGCCCACCCGGCGCAGCCCGGGAAGATGTAG